One Paraburkholderia dioscoreae DNA segment encodes these proteins:
- a CDS encoding OmpH family outer membrane protein codes for MLTGMFSKRVACALALAMTLGVGVAHGQEARIAAVNSDRILRESAAAKAAQVKLEAEFAKRDKDLADMAQKLKSMSDSLDKNGASMSAADRAQKQRDLSQLDTDFQRKQREFREDLNQRRNEELAAVLDRANKVIKQIAEAQHYDLIVQEAVYVSPRIDITDQVLKALAASGN; via the coding sequence TTGCTAACCGGTATGTTTTCGAAACGTGTGGCGTGCGCGCTGGCGCTGGCAATGACCTTGGGTGTCGGGGTGGCGCATGGGCAGGAGGCGCGGATCGCGGCGGTGAATTCCGACCGTATCCTGCGCGAATCCGCTGCCGCGAAGGCCGCGCAGGTCAAGCTCGAGGCCGAGTTCGCCAAGCGTGACAAGGATCTTGCCGACATGGCGCAGAAGCTGAAATCGATGTCCGATTCCCTCGACAAGAACGGCGCGTCGATGTCGGCCGCCGATCGCGCGCAGAAGCAGCGCGACCTGTCGCAACTGGACACGGACTTCCAGCGCAAGCAGCGTGAGTTTCGCGAGGATCTGAACCAGCGCCGCAACGAAGAACTGGCGGCGGTGCTCGATCGCGCCAACAAGGTGATCAAGCAGATCGCCGAGGCGCAGCACTACGACCTGATCGTCCAGGAAGCGGTGTATGTGAGTCCGCGCATCGATATCACCGATCAGGTGCTCAAGGCGCTGGCGGCGTCGGGTAACTAA
- the fabZ gene encoding 3-hydroxyacyl-ACP dehydratase FabZ — MSTEKINLDIHKILTLLPHRYPILLVDRVLELEPHKSIKALKNVSINEPYFQGHFPTRPVMPGVLILEALAQTAALLTFSEEPSDPSNTLYLFVGIDNARFKRVVEPGDQLILNCTFERHMRGIWKFKARAEVDGVVAAEADLMCAVRHTDKDA; from the coding sequence ATGAGCACCGAAAAAATCAATCTCGACATTCATAAGATTCTCACGCTGCTGCCACACCGTTACCCGATCCTGCTGGTGGACCGGGTGCTCGAACTTGAGCCGCACAAGAGCATCAAAGCGTTGAAGAACGTGTCGATCAACGAACCGTATTTCCAGGGCCACTTTCCGACCCGTCCGGTCATGCCGGGCGTGCTGATTCTCGAAGCGCTCGCGCAAACGGCGGCTTTGCTGACGTTTTCGGAAGAGCCGAGCGACCCGTCGAACACGCTGTATCTGTTCGTCGGCATCGACAATGCGCGCTTCAAGCGCGTGGTGGAACCGGGCGATCAGCTGATCCTGAACTGCACGTTCGAGCGTCATATGCGCGGCATCTGGAAGTTCAAGGCGCGCGCCGAAGTGGATGGCGTAGTAGCGGCGGAAGCCGACCTGATGTGCGCGGTGCGGCACACGGACAAGGACGCTTGA
- a CDS encoding 1-deoxy-D-xylulose-5-phosphate reductoisomerase: MQKRLTLLGSTGSIGDSTLDVVARHPERFSVYALSAHRNGDKLVEQCLRFQPEVAVVGDADTAARVVAKLREAGCKTEVTYGPQALVDVSESDGCDTVVAAIVGAAGLAPSLAAARAGKRILLANKEALVMSGAIFMDAVRDNGAVLLPVDSEHNAIFQCLPREAALHGGVSKIILTASGGPFRTREPATLVDVTPEEACKHPNWVMGRKISVDSATMMNKGLEVIEAHWLFDLPGERIDVLIHPQSVIHSLVSYADGSVLAQLGNPDMRTPIAHALAFPDRVDSGVAQLDLAQIASLSFEKPDYARFPCLALAMKALAEGGVASAALNAANEIAVEAFLSRQIGFMAIAQVVDAVLNALPNRSAHALEDVLEADAAARRAAAEFIARLPDGARRTERAVQ, from the coding sequence ATGCAAAAACGTCTGACACTGCTCGGTTCCACGGGCTCGATTGGAGACAGCACGCTCGACGTCGTCGCGCGTCATCCCGAGCGTTTTTCGGTTTATGCGTTGAGCGCGCATCGCAACGGCGACAAGCTAGTCGAGCAATGCCTGCGCTTTCAGCCCGAAGTCGCGGTGGTCGGCGACGCCGACACGGCCGCGCGCGTCGTGGCGAAACTGCGCGAGGCGGGTTGCAAGACCGAGGTCACATACGGGCCGCAGGCGCTCGTCGACGTGTCGGAGAGCGACGGCTGCGATACGGTGGTGGCGGCGATCGTCGGCGCGGCCGGTCTCGCGCCGAGTCTCGCCGCCGCGCGCGCCGGCAAACGCATCCTGCTCGCCAACAAGGAAGCGCTGGTCATGTCCGGCGCGATCTTCATGGACGCGGTGCGCGACAACGGCGCCGTGCTCCTGCCGGTGGACAGCGAGCACAACGCGATTTTCCAATGCCTGCCGCGCGAAGCCGCGCTGCACGGCGGCGTCTCCAAGATCATCCTGACCGCTTCGGGCGGTCCGTTTCGCACCCGCGAACCGGCCACGCTCGTCGACGTCACGCCGGAAGAAGCCTGTAAGCATCCGAACTGGGTCATGGGCCGCAAGATCTCGGTCGACTCGGCCACCATGATGAACAAGGGCCTCGAGGTGATCGAGGCTCACTGGCTGTTCGATCTGCCGGGCGAGCGCATCGACGTGCTGATTCACCCGCAAAGCGTGATTCACTCGCTGGTTTCTTATGCCGACGGTTCGGTGCTCGCGCAGCTCGGCAACCCCGACATGCGCACGCCGATCGCACATGCGCTGGCCTTCCCGGATCGCGTGGATTCGGGCGTCGCGCAACTCGATCTCGCGCAGATCGCATCGCTCTCGTTCGAAAAGCCGGATTACGCGCGCTTCCCGTGCCTCGCCCTCGCTATGAAGGCGCTGGCCGAGGGCGGTGTGGCGAGCGCGGCTCTGAACGCCGCGAACGAAATCGCGGTGGAAGCGTTCCTGTCGCGGCAGATCGGTTTCATGGCGATTGCCCAGGTGGTCGACGCCGTGCTGAACGCATTGCCGAACCGCAGCGCGCACGCACTCGAAGACGTGCTCGAAGCGGATGCCGCTGCGCGTCGCGCCGCTGCCGAATTCATCGCGCGTCTGCCCGACGGCGCCCGTCGCACGGAACGCGCCGTCCAGTGA
- a CDS encoding phosphatidate cytidylyltransferase, which yields MLKTRVITAIILLAVFLPVTLFAPVGAFGALIAFVVVFAAWEWARLLKLGGAGPVIYALVTAVALVASTRLGAGIEQARPLFQAAAIFWVIAGPFVLLRKPTLSQGAWRSFLFLAGIVIFVACWHALVAARMLGVPFVLSLLLLVWLADIGAYFSGKAFGKHKLAPAISPGKTWEGAIGGWLVVMIVAAAAVFLHAFEPTLYSALLAHWGAVRTLLALTLLVAFSVVGDLFESMMKRQAGVKDSSGLLPGHGGVLDRIDALLPVLPLAMLLLG from the coding sequence ATGCTAAAAACCCGTGTCATCACGGCGATCATCCTGCTGGCGGTATTCCTGCCGGTCACGTTGTTCGCGCCGGTGGGCGCGTTCGGCGCGCTGATCGCCTTCGTCGTCGTGTTCGCCGCATGGGAATGGGCGCGTCTGCTCAAACTGGGCGGTGCGGGCCCGGTCATTTACGCGCTGGTGACGGCGGTGGCGCTGGTCGCCAGCACGCGCCTCGGCGCCGGCATCGAGCAGGCGAGGCCGCTCTTTCAGGCGGCCGCGATTTTCTGGGTGATCGCCGGTCCGTTCGTGCTGCTGCGCAAGCCCACGTTGTCGCAGGGCGCCTGGCGCTCCTTTCTGTTTCTTGCCGGCATTGTGATATTCGTCGCGTGCTGGCATGCTCTCGTCGCCGCCCGGATGCTGGGCGTGCCGTTCGTGCTGTCGTTGCTGCTATTGGTATGGCTGGCCGATATCGGCGCATACTTCTCCGGAAAAGCATTCGGAAAACACAAGCTGGCGCCTGCCATCAGTCCGGGTAAAACTTGGGAAGGCGCAATTGGCGGCTGGCTGGTGGTGATGATCGTCGCCGCGGCGGCGGTCTTTTTGCATGCGTTCGAGCCGACCCTGTATTCTGCGTTGCTGGCGCATTGGGGCGCCGTGCGCACATTGCTCGCCCTGACCCTGCTGGTCGCGTTCAGCGTGGTGGGCGACCTGTTCGAATCCATGATGAAACGCCAGGCCGGTGTGAAAGATTCAAGCGGCCTGTTGCCGGGGCACGGTGGCGTGCTCGACCGCATCGACGCATTGTTGCCGGTGCTGCCGCTTGCCATGCTGCTGCTCGGCTAG
- the rseP gene encoding RIP metalloprotease RseP has protein sequence MNLLIELLAFAVAIGVLVVVHEYGHYSVARLCGVKVLRFSIGFGKPLFQWVSPKTGTEWTIAALPLGGYVKMLDERETGAEPIPAEALPHAFNRQSVWRRFAIVAAGPVANFLLAIVLFALVFATGVTEPAAVVAAPAPNTPAALAGFDGGETIVAVRAENAGESEPVRSWSDLRWKLLGAAFDHKRVVLSAKDTHGTSDFQLDLRGLTEKDVDDDFMSHLGFEPGGGKLTVAGVQPGSAAQKAGLAAGDRLRAVDGVPTDNATAFIAYVKAHAGKPVTLQVERGGPAAGKLEDISIVPQSQRDETTGQQVGRIGAELATQVPSIDVRYGAVESLQLGARRTWDLAVYSVRMFGRMIVGEASLKNLSGPVTIADYAGKSARLGPSAFLSFLALVSISLGVLNLLPIPVLDGGHLLYYLVEAVTGKVVSDRWQLVFQRAGLACIVALSAIALFNDLARLIHF, from the coding sequence ATGAACCTGCTGATCGAACTGCTCGCCTTCGCGGTCGCGATTGGCGTACTCGTGGTCGTTCACGAATACGGGCATTACAGCGTGGCACGCCTGTGCGGCGTCAAGGTGCTGCGCTTTTCGATCGGCTTCGGCAAGCCGCTGTTCCAATGGGTGAGCCCGAAGACGGGCACCGAATGGACCATTGCCGCGCTGCCGCTCGGCGGCTATGTGAAGATGCTCGACGAGCGCGAAACCGGTGCTGAGCCGATTCCCGCTGAAGCATTGCCGCATGCATTCAACCGGCAGTCCGTGTGGCGCCGTTTTGCGATTGTCGCAGCCGGTCCGGTCGCGAACTTTCTGCTGGCCATCGTGCTGTTCGCACTCGTCTTCGCCACCGGCGTGACCGAGCCGGCGGCCGTGGTCGCGGCGCCCGCGCCGAATACGCCCGCGGCGCTCGCCGGTTTCGACGGCGGCGAGACGATCGTTGCGGTGCGTGCCGAAAACGCCGGCGAATCCGAACCGGTGCGTTCGTGGTCCGACCTGCGCTGGAAGCTGCTGGGTGCGGCATTCGATCACAAGCGCGTCGTGCTGAGCGCGAAAGACACGCACGGTACGTCGGACTTTCAACTCGATCTGCGCGGCCTGACCGAGAAAGACGTCGACGACGACTTCATGTCGCATCTCGGTTTCGAGCCCGGTGGTGGCAAGCTGACGGTCGCGGGCGTGCAGCCGGGCAGCGCGGCGCAAAAGGCAGGCCTTGCCGCAGGCGATCGGCTGCGTGCGGTGGACGGCGTGCCGACCGACAACGCCACGGCCTTCATCGCCTATGTAAAGGCGCACGCCGGCAAACCGGTGACGCTGCAAGTCGAGCGTGGCGGGCCGGCCGCAGGCAAGCTCGAAGACATCAGCATCGTGCCGCAGTCGCAGCGTGACGAAACGACGGGCCAACAGGTCGGTCGCATCGGTGCGGAACTGGCCACTCAGGTGCCGTCCATCGACGTGCGTTACGGGGCGGTTGAAAGCTTGCAACTGGGTGCGCGCCGTACGTGGGATCTGGCGGTGTACTCGGTGCGCATGTTCGGCCGGATGATCGTGGGCGAGGCATCGCTGAAAAATCTTTCCGGTCCGGTGACGATCGCCGATTACGCAGGAAAGAGCGCACGTCTAGGTCCTTCTGCATTCCTGTCGTTCCTGGCCCTTGTCAGTATTAGCCTTGGCGTGCTGAACCTGTTACCAATTCCGGTATTGGACGGGGGGCATCTGTTATATTATTTGGTTGAAGCTGTTACCGGCAAAGTCGTCTCCGATCGCTGGCAACTCGTTTTTCAGAGGGCGGGTCTCGCCTGCATCGTCGCATTGTCGGCGATCGCGCTGTTCAACGATCTGGCTCGTTTAATCCATTTTTAA
- the lpxD gene encoding UDP-3-O-(3-hydroxymyristoyl)glucosamine N-acyltransferase encodes MAFTLEDIVQRFGGEVVGNGSQRVGSLAPLDQAGPDQLAFLANPKYLSQVETTRAGAVLINAEDLARLASRENRNFIVTPNPYAYFARVAQTFIDLAAPKAVPGVHPSATIDPSAQIAASAVIGPHVTVEAGAVIGENVRLDANVVIGQGTRIGADSHLYPNVAVYYGCKLGERVIVHAGAVIGSDGFGFAPDFVGEGDARTGSWVKIPQVGGVSIAADVEIGANTTIDRGAMADTIIEECVKIDNLVQIGHNCKVGAYTVIAGCAGIAGSTTIGRHCMIGGAVGIAGHVTLADYVIVTAKSGVSKSLLKPGMYTSAFPAVNHADWNKSAALLRNIDKLRDRIKALENAAAGRQDGPAADAASSSAGDKA; translated from the coding sequence ATGGCATTTACGCTCGAGGACATCGTCCAACGGTTCGGCGGTGAAGTAGTCGGAAACGGTTCGCAGCGCGTCGGCAGTCTCGCGCCGCTCGACCAGGCAGGTCCGGACCAGCTGGCATTCCTCGCCAATCCGAAGTACCTGTCGCAGGTCGAAACGACCCGTGCGGGCGCCGTGTTGATTAACGCCGAAGACCTCGCCAGGCTCGCTTCCCGCGAGAATCGTAACTTCATCGTCACGCCGAATCCGTACGCTTACTTCGCGCGCGTCGCGCAAACTTTCATCGACCTCGCCGCGCCCAAGGCGGTGCCCGGCGTGCATCCGAGCGCAACCATCGACCCGTCGGCGCAGATTGCCGCGAGCGCGGTGATCGGCCCGCACGTCACGGTGGAGGCGGGTGCGGTGATCGGCGAAAACGTGCGGCTCGACGCCAATGTCGTGATCGGCCAAGGCACGCGCATCGGCGCGGACTCGCACCTTTATCCTAATGTCGCGGTGTACTACGGTTGCAAGCTCGGCGAGCGCGTGATCGTGCACGCGGGCGCGGTGATCGGCTCGGACGGTTTCGGCTTCGCGCCGGATTTCGTCGGCGAGGGTGACGCGCGTACCGGTAGCTGGGTGAAGATTCCGCAAGTCGGCGGCGTGTCGATCGCGGCAGACGTGGAAATCGGCGCGAACACCACCATCGACCGCGGCGCAATGGCCGATACCATCATCGAAGAGTGCGTGAAGATCGACAATCTCGTGCAGATCGGCCACAACTGCAAGGTCGGGGCTTATACGGTGATCGCCGGTTGCGCGGGCATCGCGGGCAGCACCACGATCGGCCGTCATTGCATGATCGGCGGCGCCGTCGGGATTGCCGGGCACGTCACGCTGGCCGATTACGTGATCGTTACGGCAAAGTCGGGCGTCTCGAAGTCGCTGTTGAAGCCTGGTATGTACACCAGTGCCTTCCCGGCCGTGAACCATGCAGACTGGAACAAAAGTGCAGCGTTGCTGCGCAATATCGACAAACTGCGCGATCGTATCAAGGCGCTCGAGAACGCTGCGGCCGGGCGGCAAGACGGCCCGGCGGCCGATGCAGCAAGCAGTTCCGCAGGCGACAAGGCCTGA
- the uppS gene encoding polyprenyl diphosphate synthase: MTYTSSTVRVPDVAAVPRHIAIIMDGNGRWATQRRLPRVAGHTRGVDAVRAAVEACALRGVEYLTLFAFSSENWRRPNDEVSFLMRLFVTALEREIGKLHANGIRLRVVGDLSRFDTRIRDLIKRAETKTARNTRLTLTIAANYGGRWDIMQATRKLAEQSALAGKAVEVTEESFAEHLSMAYAPEPDLFIRTGGERRVSNFLLWQLAYTEFYFTDTFWPDFDADALGHAIASYAERERRFGRTSAQLEPQSQNVDSLPC; the protein is encoded by the coding sequence ATGACCTATACCAGCTCAACCGTGCGCGTGCCTGATGTCGCCGCGGTGCCGCGACATATCGCGATCATCATGGACGGCAACGGCCGTTGGGCCACCCAGCGGCGCCTGCCGCGCGTGGCGGGCCATACACGCGGCGTCGACGCGGTGCGTGCGGCCGTCGAGGCGTGCGCCCTTCGGGGTGTCGAATATCTGACGCTGTTCGCCTTCAGCTCGGAAAACTGGCGCCGTCCCAACGACGAAGTGTCGTTTCTGATGCGCCTGTTCGTGACCGCGCTGGAGCGCGAGATCGGCAAATTGCACGCGAACGGTATCCGTTTGCGGGTGGTGGGCGATCTGTCGCGCTTCGATACGCGCATTCGCGATCTGATCAAGCGTGCGGAGACCAAGACCGCGCGCAATACCCGTCTTACGCTCACGATCGCCGCGAACTACGGCGGCCGCTGGGACATCATGCAGGCCACCCGCAAGCTCGCCGAACAGTCGGCGCTGGCGGGCAAGGCGGTCGAGGTGACCGAGGAATCGTTCGCCGAGCACCTCTCAATGGCTTATGCGCCGGAGCCGGATCTGTTCATCCGCACCGGCGGCGAGCGCCGCGTCAGCAACTTTCTGCTGTGGCAGCTGGCCTATACCGAGTTCTACTTCACCGACACGTTCTGGCCGGATTTCGACGCCGACGCGCTCGGCCACGCCATCGCTTCGTATGCGGAGCGCGAACGCCGCTTCGGCCGCACCAGTGCTCAGCTCGAGCCGCAATCGCAAAACGTCGATTCGCTTCCATGCTAA
- the frr gene encoding ribosome recycling factor, translating to MSVADIRKGAEQKMQRSIDAFKNDLSKIRTGRAHTGLLDHIQCDYYGSPVPISQVANLTLIDARTIGVQPWEKKMVPVVEKAIRESDLGLNPATQGDVIRVPMPALTEERRRELTKVVKSEAETAKVAVRNLRRDANEQLKKLVKDKEISEDDERRAGDDVQKLTDRFVAEIDKLVVTKEAEIMTV from the coding sequence ATGTCTGTGGCTGATATCAGAAAGGGCGCTGAACAAAAGATGCAGCGCTCCATCGACGCGTTCAAGAACGACCTGTCGAAGATCCGCACGGGCCGTGCGCACACGGGCCTGCTGGATCACATCCAGTGCGACTACTACGGTTCGCCGGTGCCGATTTCGCAAGTGGCGAACCTGACGCTGATCGACGCCCGCACGATCGGCGTGCAGCCGTGGGAAAAGAAGATGGTTCCGGTTGTCGAAAAGGCGATCCGCGAGTCGGATCTGGGCCTGAACCCGGCCACGCAAGGCGACGTGATCCGCGTACCGATGCCCGCGCTGACCGAAGAACGCCGCCGCGAACTGACCAAAGTGGTCAAGAGTGAAGCGGAAACGGCCAAGGTCGCCGTGCGCAACCTGCGCCGTGACGCCAACGAGCAACTGAAGAAGCTCGTGAAAGACAAGGAAATTTCGGAAGACGACGAGCGTCGTGCAGGTGACGACGTTCAGAAGCTGACGGACAGGTTCGTCGCCGAAATCGACAAACTCGTCGTGACGAAAGAAGCCGAGATCATGACGGTCTGA
- the pyrH gene encoding UMP kinase, with protein sequence MPIAYKRVLLKLSGEALMGDDAFGINRATIERMVADVAEVVRLGTQLAVVIGGGNIFRGVAGGAAGMDRATADYMGMLATMMNALALQDAMRHAGIEARVQSALRMDQVVEPYIRPRAIRQLEEGKVVIFAAGTGNPFFTTDTAAALRGSEIGAEVVLKATKVDGVYSADPKKDPSATRYTTISFDEAIGRNLQVMDATAFALCRDQKLPIRVFSIVKPGALKRIVQGEDEGTLVHV encoded by the coding sequence ATGCCCATTGCCTATAAACGCGTCCTGCTCAAACTCTCCGGCGAAGCTCTGATGGGCGACGATGCCTTTGGCATCAATCGCGCGACCATCGAACGAATGGTGGCGGACGTGGCCGAAGTGGTCCGTCTCGGAACGCAACTGGCCGTGGTGATCGGCGGCGGCAATATTTTCCGCGGCGTCGCGGGCGGCGCGGCGGGTATGGATCGCGCCACGGCCGACTACATGGGCATGCTGGCCACCATGATGAACGCCCTGGCGTTGCAGGACGCCATGCGCCACGCCGGCATCGAGGCGCGCGTGCAATCGGCGCTGCGCATGGACCAGGTGGTCGAGCCGTACATCCGGCCCCGCGCGATTCGCCAGCTCGAAGAAGGCAAAGTCGTGATTTTCGCGGCCGGCACAGGCAACCCGTTCTTCACGACCGACACGGCCGCCGCGCTGCGCGGCTCGGAAATCGGCGCGGAAGTCGTGCTGAAAGCCACCAAGGTGGACGGCGTCTATTCCGCCGACCCGAAGAAAGACCCGAGCGCGACCCGCTACACCACGATCAGCTTCGACGAGGCAATCGGCCGCAATCTGCAGGTCATGGACGCCACGGCGTTCGCACTGTGCCGCGACCAGAAGCTGCCGATCCGGGTGTTTTCGATCGTCAAGCCGGGCGCGCTCAAGCGCATCGTACAAGGTGAGGACGAAGGCACTCTCGTCCACGTGTAA
- the bamA gene encoding outer membrane protein assembly factor BamA produces MFKPHRFVPKTVIAAAFAAHGLVAHATTPFVVQDIRIEGLQRVEPGTVFAYLPIKQGDTFSDDKASEAIRALYATGFFNDVKIATEGNVVIVQVLERPAIGTIDFAGIHEFDKENLTKALRAVGLSQGRYYDKALVDKAEQELKRQYLTRGYYAAEVTTTITPIDRNRVSVLFSVAEGPSAKIRQINFIGNKAFSTGTLRDEMQLSTPNWFSWYTKNDLYAKDKLTGDLENVRSYYLNRGYLEFNIDSTQVSISPDKKDMYLTVTLHEGEPYTISNIKLAGNLLDREPELAKLIKIKPGDRFSAEKLQATTKAIVDKLGEYGYAFATVNAQPQIDQSNHKVDLTLQVDPSRRVYVRRINVVGNTRTRDEVVRREMRQLESSWFDSNRLALSKDRINRLGYFTDVDVTTVPVEGTPDQVDVDVKVAEKPTGAITLGAGFSSTDKVVLSAGVSQDNVFGSGTSLSVNVNTAKTYRTLTVTQVDPYFTVDGIKRITDVYYRTYQPLYYSTDSSFKIVTIGGDLKFGIPFSEVDTVYFGAGLEQNQLDIDSNTPQSYIDYVHEFGRVSNNVPITVGWSRDARDSALVPSRGYFTQANAEYGTPIGGTQYYKADINAQYYYSFARGFVLGFNFQGGYGNGLGGKPYPIFKNYYAGGIGSVRGYEPSSLGPRDAKTNDPIGGSKLLVGNIELTFPLPGTGYDRTLRVFTFLDAGNVWGTEGNSIGANGLRYGYGVGLAWISPIGPLKLSLGFPLTKHTGDQYQKFQFQIGTAF; encoded by the coding sequence TTGTTTAAACCTCATCGCTTTGTTCCAAAGACGGTTATAGCCGCGGCGTTCGCCGCGCATGGGCTGGTTGCTCACGCAACGACGCCCTTCGTGGTGCAAGACATCCGGATCGAGGGATTGCAACGCGTCGAACCTGGTACCGTGTTTGCCTACCTGCCCATCAAGCAAGGCGACACCTTCAGCGACGACAAGGCATCGGAGGCCATTCGCGCCCTGTATGCCACGGGCTTTTTCAACGACGTCAAGATCGCGACCGAAGGCAACGTGGTCATCGTGCAGGTGCTGGAACGTCCGGCTATCGGCACGATCGACTTCGCCGGCATTCATGAGTTCGATAAGGAAAACCTGACCAAGGCGCTACGCGCCGTCGGCTTGTCGCAGGGCCGTTATTACGATAAGGCGCTGGTCGACAAGGCCGAGCAGGAACTGAAGCGCCAATACCTGACGCGCGGCTACTACGCCGCCGAAGTCACCACCACGATCACGCCGATCGACCGCAACCGCGTGTCGGTGCTGTTCTCGGTGGCCGAAGGTCCGAGCGCGAAGATCCGTCAGATCAACTTTATCGGCAACAAGGCGTTCAGCACGGGTACGCTGCGCGACGAGATGCAGCTCTCCACGCCGAACTGGTTCTCGTGGTACACGAAGAACGACCTGTACGCGAAAGACAAGCTCACCGGCGACCTCGAAAATGTCCGCTCGTATTATCTGAATCGCGGCTACCTTGAGTTCAACATCGACTCCACTCAGGTGTCGATCTCGCCGGACAAGAAGGACATGTATCTCACGGTTACGCTGCATGAGGGCGAGCCGTACACGATTTCGAACATCAAGCTGGCGGGCAATCTGCTCGACCGCGAGCCGGAGCTGGCCAAGCTCATCAAGATCAAACCGGGTGACCGCTTCTCGGCTGAAAAGCTGCAAGCCACCACCAAGGCTATCGTCGACAAGCTGGGCGAATACGGCTATGCGTTCGCCACCGTCAACGCGCAGCCGCAGATCGATCAGTCCAACCACAAGGTCGACCTGACGCTGCAGGTGGACCCGAGCCGCCGCGTCTACGTGCGCCGCATCAACGTGGTGGGCAACACCCGTACGCGTGACGAAGTGGTGCGCCGCGAAATGCGCCAGCTCGAAAGCTCGTGGTTCGATTCGAATCGCCTCGCGCTGTCGAAAGACCGGATCAACCGTCTTGGCTACTTCACGGACGTGGACGTGACCACGGTGCCGGTGGAAGGCACGCCCGACCAGGTCGATGTGGACGTCAAGGTGGCCGAAAAGCCGACCGGCGCGATCACGCTGGGTGCGGGCTTCTCATCGACCGACAAGGTGGTGCTCTCGGCAGGCGTGTCGCAAGACAACGTGTTCGGTTCGGGTACGAGTCTCTCGGTGAACGTGAATACCGCGAAGACGTACCGTACGCTGACGGTCACGCAGGTCGACCCGTACTTCACGGTGGACGGCATCAAGCGTATTACCGACGTTTATTACCGCACGTATCAGCCGCTGTACTACTCGACGGATTCGAGCTTCAAGATCGTCACGATCGGTGGCGACCTGAAGTTCGGTATTCCGTTCTCCGAAGTCGACACCGTGTACTTCGGCGCCGGCCTCGAGCAGAACCAGTTGGACATCGACTCGAACACGCCGCAAAGCTATATCGACTACGTGCATGAATTCGGCCGCGTGTCGAACAACGTGCCGATCACGGTGGGCTGGTCGCGCGACGCGCGTGACAGCGCCCTGGTGCCGAGCCGCGGTTACTTCACGCAGGCGAACGCCGAATACGGCACGCCGATCGGTGGCACCCAGTACTACAAGGCCGACATCAACGCGCAGTACTATTACTCGTTCGCGCGCGGGTTCGTGCTGGGCTTCAACTTCCAGGGCGGCTACGGTAACGGCCTCGGCGGCAAGCCTTATCCGATTTTCAAGAACTACTATGCGGGCGGTATCGGTTCGGTGCGGGGCTACGAGCCGAGCTCGCTGGGTCCGCGCGACGCCAAGACGAACGATCCGATCGGCGGCTCGAAGCTGCTGGTGGGTAACATCGAATTGACGTTCCCGCTGCCGGGCACGGGCTACGACCGCACGCTGCGTGTCTTCACGTTCCTCGACGCCGGTAACGTGTGGGGCACGGAAGGTAACAGTATTGGCGCGAACGGTCTGCGTTACGGCTACGGTGTCGGTCTTGCGTGGATCTCGCCGATCGGCCCGCTCAAGCTCAGCCTGGGCTTCCCGCTCACGAAGCACACGGGCGACCAGTATCAGAAATTCCAGTTCCAGATCGGGACGGCGTTCTGA
- the lpxA gene encoding acyl-ACP--UDP-N-acetylglucosamine O-acyltransferase yields MSRIHPTAIVEPGAKLDESVEVGPYAVIGAHVTIGARTTVGSHSVIEGHTTLGEDNRIGHYASVGGRPQDMKYKDEPTRLVIGSRNTIREFTTIHTGTVQDAGVTTLGDDNWIMAYVHIGHDCHVGNNVILSSNAQMAGHVTIGDHAIVGGMSGVHQFVRIGAHSMLGGASALVQDIPPFVIAAGNKAEPHGINVEGLRRRGFSPDAISALRAAYRVLYKNGLSLEEAKVQLGELASAGGDGDEPVQTLLAFVEASQRGIIR; encoded by the coding sequence ATGAGCAGGATTCATCCCACTGCGATCGTCGAACCGGGCGCAAAACTCGACGAATCCGTCGAAGTCGGACCGTACGCCGTGATCGGCGCGCATGTGACGATCGGTGCGCGCACCACGGTCGGTTCGCACAGCGTGATCGAAGGTCACACCACGCTCGGCGAAGACAACCGGATCGGCCACTACGCATCGGTCGGCGGCCGTCCGCAGGACATGAAGTACAAGGACGAGCCGACCCGGCTCGTGATCGGCAGCCGCAACACGATCCGCGAGTTCACCACGATCCACACCGGCACGGTGCAGGACGCGGGCGTCACCACACTCGGCGACGACAACTGGATCATGGCGTACGTGCACATCGGGCACGATTGCCATGTCGGCAACAACGTCATTCTGTCGAGCAATGCGCAGATGGCCGGCCATGTCACGATCGGCGACCACGCGATCGTCGGCGGCATGTCGGGCGTCCACCAGTTCGTGCGCATCGGCGCGCATTCCATGCTGGGCGGCGCATCGGCGCTGGTGCAGGACATTCCGCCGTTCGTGATCGCCGCCGGCAACAAGGCCGAACCGCACGGCATCAACGTGGAAGGTTTGCGCCGCCGCGGCTTCTCGCCGGACGCGATCTCGGCGTTGCGCGCGGCTTATCGCGTGCTGTACAAGAACGGCCTGTCGCTAGAAGAGGCGAAGGTGCAGTTGGGTGAACTCGCGTCCGCCGGCGGCGACGGTGACGAACCGGTGCAGACACTGCTCGCGTTCGTCGAAGCGTCGCAACGCGGCATCATCCGCTAA